The following coding sequences lie in one Numida meleagris isolate 19003 breed g44 Domestic line chromosome Z, NumMel1.0, whole genome shotgun sequence genomic window:
- the MALT1 gene encoding mucosa-associated lymphoid tissue lymphoma translocation protein 1 isoform X3 → MSEPPRSPPGSMPLSRLAEPLLRRLSELLDRAAPGKGWRELAQRAGSRGRVRLSPLELEQCSLKVLEPEGSPSWSLLKLLGDRGCTVVELVEFLQALEHTEALQCLSYSGIKIVVQPDSQAVLCGQVVKLCCWASGHPFVHYQWFKQKEEVPHGNSPELVLNPVKVDDAGFYICRVNSESSFTFSRWARLEVCDLQGTAHGSLIGLPEKKLCICIQPQPQNLTVGDALVLECGAVGNPIPQYQWFRNGFPLANGSKNVYMVSCVDMEHGGTYWCHVFNDQEDQDSKKIEVIIEELSDLQKTADLQAQFSDRPFATDKVALLIGNMSYWNHPQLKAPMVDVYELTNLLRQLDFKVVSLLDLTESEMRNAVDEFLLLLDRGVYGLLYYAGHGYENYGNSFMVPIDAPNPYRSANCLCVQNILKLMQEKETGLNVFLLDMCRKRNEYDDTILILDALKVTANIVFGYATCQGAEAFEIQQSGLANGIFMKFLKERLLEDKKITVLLDEVAEDMGKCHLTKGKQALEIRSSLSEKRALSDPIQQTISSAESMARNLQWAKAHELPESMYLEFKCGVQIQLGFAAEFSNVMIIYTRIVKKPPEIVVCRAYVTDFALDLDVDPKEANKGTPEETGSYLVSKDLPKHCLYTRLSSLQKLKEHLIFTVCLHYEYPGIEDTMDERKEVNVGKPLIAKLGLHHGFKNNCLQSCCVANNPFHSQVESSPVVTKYYFPSPCQPNSCPGAYHPNCTCPGSTRQLEACSCNGTSRMLASRHEVQNYSSPAGKSNVPVETTDDTVELEFLLSDSLRLSKQQ, encoded by the exons ATGTCGGAGCCGCCGCGCAGCCCGCCGGGTTCCATGCCCCTCAGCCGCCTGGCAGAGCCGCTGCTGCGGAGGCTGAGCGAGCTGCTGGACCGCGCGGCGCCCGGCAAGGGCTGGCGGGAGCTGGCGCAGCGCGCGGGGAGCCGCGGCCGCGTCCGGCTGAG cccCCTGGAGTTAGAACAGTGTTCCCTCAAAGTGCTGGAGCCAGAAGGAAGCCCAAGCTGGAGCCTCTTGAAGCTGCTGGGTGACAGGGGCTGCACAGTAGTGGAGCTGGTGGAGTTCTTGCAGGCCTTGGAGCACACAGAGGCTCTCCAGTGTCTCAGCTATTCAG GCATAAAGATTGTTGTACAGCCAGACTCTCAAGCAGTGCTCTGTGGCCAGGTTGtcaagctgtgctgctgggcatcAGGACACCCATTTGTGCATTACCAGTGGttcaagcagaaagaagag GTTCCCCATGGTAATTCTCCAGAACTGGTTTTAAATCCAGTGAAAGTGGACGACGCTGGCTTTTACATCTGCCGAGTGAACAGTGAATCCTCGTTTACATTCAGTCGGTGGGCACGACTGGAAGTTTGTGATCTCCAGGGTACAGCTCACG ggaGCTTAATTGGTTTGCCCGAAAAGAAGCTGTGCATTTGTATTCAGCCTCAGCCACAAAACCTGACTGTGGGAGATGCTTTGGTATTAgaatgtggagctgttggaaacCCAATTCCTCAATACCAGTGGTTCAGAAATGGATTTCCTTTAgcaaatggaagcaaaaatgTCTACATG GTATCTTGTGTGGACATGGAACATGGAGGAACATACTGGTGTCATGTGTTCAATGACCAGGAAGACCAAGACAGTAAGAAGATAGAAGTCATTATAG AAGAGCTAAGTGATCTTCAAAAAACGG CAGACCTACAAGCACAATTCAGCGACAGACCTTTTG caACAGACAAGGTAGCTCTGTTAATAGGAAATATGAGCTACTGGAATCACCCCCAACTCAAGGCCCCAATGGTGGATGTCTATGAATTGACCAATTTGCTACGACAGCTGGATTTCAAAGTTGTTTCTTTGCTGGATCTTACTGAGTCTGAGATGCGAAATGCAGTGGATGAATTTTTACTTCTGCTAGACAGAGGAGTGTACG GTTTGCTGTACTATGCTGGCCATGGCTATGAAAACTATGGAAACAGTTTCATGGTTCCTATTGATGCTCCGAATCCCTACCGATCTGCAAACTGCCTGTGTGTACAGAACATCCTCAAGCTAATGCAGGAAAAAGAGACAGGACTCAATGTGTTCCTACTGGATATGTGTCGGAAAAG aaatgaATACGATGATACGATTCTCATCTTAGATGCTCTGAAGGTTACCGCCAACATTGTTTTTGGATATGCCAC GTGCCAAGGAGCAGAAGCTTTTGAAATTCAGCAGTCGGGGTTGGCCAATGGGATTTTCATGAAGTTCTTGAAGGAGCGTCTACTGGAAGACAAGAAGATTACAGTGCTGCTTGATGAGGTCGCTGAAG ATATGGGCAAGTGTCACCTCACCAAAGGCAAGCAAGCTTTGGAGATCCGCAGCAGTTTGTCTGAGAAAAGGGCGTTATCTGATCCCATTCAACAAACCATATCTTCTGCAGAGTCCATGGCAAGGAACCTACAGTGGGCCAAAGCTCATG AGCTTCCAGAAAGCATGTATCTGGAATTCAAATGCGGCGTTCAGATTCAGCTGGGGTTTGCAGCAGAGTTTTCCAATGTCATGATAATCTACACACGAATAGTGAAGAAACCACCTGAGATAGTTGTTTGCAGAGCCTACGTTACTGACTTTGCACTT GACCTGGATGTGGATCCTAAAGAAGCCAATAAAGGAACTCCTGAGGAAACTGGAAGCTATTTAGTATCAAAGGACCTTCCCAAACACTGCCTCTACACCAGGCTAAGTTCTCTGCAAAAGCTAAAG GAACACTTGATCTTCACTGTTTGCTTGCACTATGAGTATCCAGGAATAGAAGATACGatggatgaaagaaaagaagttaatGTTGGGAAGCCCCTTATTGCTAAATTAGGCCTCCATCATGGGTTCAAAAATAACTGTCTCCAGAGCTGTTGTGTGGCTAATAATCCTTTTCACAGTCAAGTAGAATCAAGTCCCGTGGTAACTAAATACTACTTCCCTAGTCCTTGCCAACCAAATTCCTGCCCAGGGGCTTACCATCCAAACTGCACTTGCCCAGGCAGCACTAGACAACTAGAGGCATGTTCTTGCAATGGGACTTCAAGAATGTTAGCTTCGAGACATGAAGTACAGAATTACTCATCCCCTGCAGGAAAGAGTAATGTACCAGTAGAGACCACCGATGATACTGTTGAACTGGAATTCCTCCTCTCCGACAGCCTCAGGTTGTCTAAGCAGCAGTAG
- the MALT1 gene encoding mucosa-associated lymphoid tissue lymphoma translocation protein 1 isoform X1 encodes MSEPPRSPPGSMPLSRLAEPLLRRLSELLDRAAPGKGWRELAQRAGSRGRVRLSPLELEQCSLKVLEPEGSPSWSLLKLLGDRGCTVVELVEFLQALEHTEALQCLSYSGIKIVVQPDSQAVLCGQVVKLCCWASGHPFVHYQWFKQKEEVPHGNSPELVLNPVKVDDAGFYICRVNSESSFTFSRWARLEVCDLQGTAHGSLIGLPEKKLCICIQPQPQNLTVGDALVLECGAVGNPIPQYQWFRNGFPLANGSKNVYMVSCVDMEHGGTYWCHVFNDQEDQDSKKIEVIIGRKAMAVECTEEELSDLQKTADLQAQFSDRPFATDKVALLIGNMSYWNHPQLKAPMVDVYELTNLLRQLDFKVVSLLDLTESEMRNAVDEFLLLLDRGVYGLLYYAGHGYENYGNSFMVPIDAPNPYRSANCLCVQNILKLMQEKETGLNVFLLDMCRKRNEYDDTILILDALKVTANIVFGYATCQGAEAFEIQQSGLANGIFMKFLKERLLEDKKITVLLDEVAEDMGKCHLTKGKQALEIRSSLSEKRALSDPIQQTISSAESMARNLQWAKAHELPESMYLEFKCGVQIQLGFAAEFSNVMIIYTRIVKKPPEIVVCRAYVTDFALDLDVDPKEANKGTPEETGSYLVSKDLPKHCLYTRLSSLQKLKEHLIFTVCLHYEYPGIEDTMDERKEVNVGKPLIAKLGLHHGFKNNCLQSCCVANNPFHSQVESSPVVTKYYFPSPCQPNSCPGAYHPNCTCPGSTRQLEACSCNGTSRMLASRHEVQNYSSPAGKSNVPVETTDDTVELEFLLSDSLRLSKQQ; translated from the exons ATGTCGGAGCCGCCGCGCAGCCCGCCGGGTTCCATGCCCCTCAGCCGCCTGGCAGAGCCGCTGCTGCGGAGGCTGAGCGAGCTGCTGGACCGCGCGGCGCCCGGCAAGGGCTGGCGGGAGCTGGCGCAGCGCGCGGGGAGCCGCGGCCGCGTCCGGCTGAG cccCCTGGAGTTAGAACAGTGTTCCCTCAAAGTGCTGGAGCCAGAAGGAAGCCCAAGCTGGAGCCTCTTGAAGCTGCTGGGTGACAGGGGCTGCACAGTAGTGGAGCTGGTGGAGTTCTTGCAGGCCTTGGAGCACACAGAGGCTCTCCAGTGTCTCAGCTATTCAG GCATAAAGATTGTTGTACAGCCAGACTCTCAAGCAGTGCTCTGTGGCCAGGTTGtcaagctgtgctgctgggcatcAGGACACCCATTTGTGCATTACCAGTGGttcaagcagaaagaagag GTTCCCCATGGTAATTCTCCAGAACTGGTTTTAAATCCAGTGAAAGTGGACGACGCTGGCTTTTACATCTGCCGAGTGAACAGTGAATCCTCGTTTACATTCAGTCGGTGGGCACGACTGGAAGTTTGTGATCTCCAGGGTACAGCTCACG ggaGCTTAATTGGTTTGCCCGAAAAGAAGCTGTGCATTTGTATTCAGCCTCAGCCACAAAACCTGACTGTGGGAGATGCTTTGGTATTAgaatgtggagctgttggaaacCCAATTCCTCAATACCAGTGGTTCAGAAATGGATTTCCTTTAgcaaatggaagcaaaaatgTCTACATG GTATCTTGTGTGGACATGGAACATGGAGGAACATACTGGTGTCATGTGTTCAATGACCAGGAAGACCAAGACAGTAAGAAGATAGAAGTCATTATAG GAAGGAAAGCTATGGCAGTGGAGTGCACAGAAG AAGAGCTAAGTGATCTTCAAAAAACGG CAGACCTACAAGCACAATTCAGCGACAGACCTTTTG caACAGACAAGGTAGCTCTGTTAATAGGAAATATGAGCTACTGGAATCACCCCCAACTCAAGGCCCCAATGGTGGATGTCTATGAATTGACCAATTTGCTACGACAGCTGGATTTCAAAGTTGTTTCTTTGCTGGATCTTACTGAGTCTGAGATGCGAAATGCAGTGGATGAATTTTTACTTCTGCTAGACAGAGGAGTGTACG GTTTGCTGTACTATGCTGGCCATGGCTATGAAAACTATGGAAACAGTTTCATGGTTCCTATTGATGCTCCGAATCCCTACCGATCTGCAAACTGCCTGTGTGTACAGAACATCCTCAAGCTAATGCAGGAAAAAGAGACAGGACTCAATGTGTTCCTACTGGATATGTGTCGGAAAAG aaatgaATACGATGATACGATTCTCATCTTAGATGCTCTGAAGGTTACCGCCAACATTGTTTTTGGATATGCCAC GTGCCAAGGAGCAGAAGCTTTTGAAATTCAGCAGTCGGGGTTGGCCAATGGGATTTTCATGAAGTTCTTGAAGGAGCGTCTACTGGAAGACAAGAAGATTACAGTGCTGCTTGATGAGGTCGCTGAAG ATATGGGCAAGTGTCACCTCACCAAAGGCAAGCAAGCTTTGGAGATCCGCAGCAGTTTGTCTGAGAAAAGGGCGTTATCTGATCCCATTCAACAAACCATATCTTCTGCAGAGTCCATGGCAAGGAACCTACAGTGGGCCAAAGCTCATG AGCTTCCAGAAAGCATGTATCTGGAATTCAAATGCGGCGTTCAGATTCAGCTGGGGTTTGCAGCAGAGTTTTCCAATGTCATGATAATCTACACACGAATAGTGAAGAAACCACCTGAGATAGTTGTTTGCAGAGCCTACGTTACTGACTTTGCACTT GACCTGGATGTGGATCCTAAAGAAGCCAATAAAGGAACTCCTGAGGAAACTGGAAGCTATTTAGTATCAAAGGACCTTCCCAAACACTGCCTCTACACCAGGCTAAGTTCTCTGCAAAAGCTAAAG GAACACTTGATCTTCACTGTTTGCTTGCACTATGAGTATCCAGGAATAGAAGATACGatggatgaaagaaaagaagttaatGTTGGGAAGCCCCTTATTGCTAAATTAGGCCTCCATCATGGGTTCAAAAATAACTGTCTCCAGAGCTGTTGTGTGGCTAATAATCCTTTTCACAGTCAAGTAGAATCAAGTCCCGTGGTAACTAAATACTACTTCCCTAGTCCTTGCCAACCAAATTCCTGCCCAGGGGCTTACCATCCAAACTGCACTTGCCCAGGCAGCACTAGACAACTAGAGGCATGTTCTTGCAATGGGACTTCAAGAATGTTAGCTTCGAGACATGAAGTACAGAATTACTCATCCCCTGCAGGAAAGAGTAATGTACCAGTAGAGACCACCGATGATACTGTTGAACTGGAATTCCTCCTCTCCGACAGCCTCAGGTTGTCTAAGCAGCAGTAG
- the MALT1 gene encoding mucosa-associated lymphoid tissue lymphoma translocation protein 1 isoform X4: MSEPPRSPPGSMPLSRLAEPLLRRLSELLDRAAPGKGWRELAQRAGSRGRVRLSPLELEQCSLKVLEPEGSPSWSLLKLLGDRGCTVVELVEFLQALEHTEALQCLSYSGIKIVVQPDSQAVLCGQVVKLCCWASGHPFVHYQWFKQKEEVPHGNSPELVLNPVKVDDAGFYICRVNSESSFTFSRWARLEVCDLQGTAHGSLIGLPEKKLCICIQPQPQNLTVGDALVLECGAVGNPIPQYQWFRNGFPLANGSKNVYMVSCVDMEHGGTYWCHVFNDQEDQDSKKIEVIIEELSDLQKTDLQAQFSDRPFATDKVALLIGNMSYWNHPQLKAPMVDVYELTNLLRQLDFKVVSLLDLTESEMRNAVDEFLLLLDRGVYGLLYYAGHGYENYGNSFMVPIDAPNPYRSANCLCVQNILKLMQEKETGLNVFLLDMCRKRNEYDDTILILDALKVTANIVFGYATCQGAEAFEIQQSGLANGIFMKFLKERLLEDKKITVLLDEVAEDMGKCHLTKGKQALEIRSSLSEKRALSDPIQQTISSAESMARNLQWAKAHELPESMYLEFKCGVQIQLGFAAEFSNVMIIYTRIVKKPPEIVVCRAYVTDFALDLDVDPKEANKGTPEETGSYLVSKDLPKHCLYTRLSSLQKLKEHLIFTVCLHYEYPGIEDTMDERKEVNVGKPLIAKLGLHHGFKNNCLQSCCVANNPFHSQVESSPVVTKYYFPSPCQPNSCPGAYHPNCTCPGSTRQLEACSCNGTSRMLASRHEVQNYSSPAGKSNVPVETTDDTVELEFLLSDSLRLSKQQ, translated from the exons ATGTCGGAGCCGCCGCGCAGCCCGCCGGGTTCCATGCCCCTCAGCCGCCTGGCAGAGCCGCTGCTGCGGAGGCTGAGCGAGCTGCTGGACCGCGCGGCGCCCGGCAAGGGCTGGCGGGAGCTGGCGCAGCGCGCGGGGAGCCGCGGCCGCGTCCGGCTGAG cccCCTGGAGTTAGAACAGTGTTCCCTCAAAGTGCTGGAGCCAGAAGGAAGCCCAAGCTGGAGCCTCTTGAAGCTGCTGGGTGACAGGGGCTGCACAGTAGTGGAGCTGGTGGAGTTCTTGCAGGCCTTGGAGCACACAGAGGCTCTCCAGTGTCTCAGCTATTCAG GCATAAAGATTGTTGTACAGCCAGACTCTCAAGCAGTGCTCTGTGGCCAGGTTGtcaagctgtgctgctgggcatcAGGACACCCATTTGTGCATTACCAGTGGttcaagcagaaagaagag GTTCCCCATGGTAATTCTCCAGAACTGGTTTTAAATCCAGTGAAAGTGGACGACGCTGGCTTTTACATCTGCCGAGTGAACAGTGAATCCTCGTTTACATTCAGTCGGTGGGCACGACTGGAAGTTTGTGATCTCCAGGGTACAGCTCACG ggaGCTTAATTGGTTTGCCCGAAAAGAAGCTGTGCATTTGTATTCAGCCTCAGCCACAAAACCTGACTGTGGGAGATGCTTTGGTATTAgaatgtggagctgttggaaacCCAATTCCTCAATACCAGTGGTTCAGAAATGGATTTCCTTTAgcaaatggaagcaaaaatgTCTACATG GTATCTTGTGTGGACATGGAACATGGAGGAACATACTGGTGTCATGTGTTCAATGACCAGGAAGACCAAGACAGTAAGAAGATAGAAGTCATTATAG AAGAGCTAAGTGATCTTCAAAAAACGG ACCTACAAGCACAATTCAGCGACAGACCTTTTG caACAGACAAGGTAGCTCTGTTAATAGGAAATATGAGCTACTGGAATCACCCCCAACTCAAGGCCCCAATGGTGGATGTCTATGAATTGACCAATTTGCTACGACAGCTGGATTTCAAAGTTGTTTCTTTGCTGGATCTTACTGAGTCTGAGATGCGAAATGCAGTGGATGAATTTTTACTTCTGCTAGACAGAGGAGTGTACG GTTTGCTGTACTATGCTGGCCATGGCTATGAAAACTATGGAAACAGTTTCATGGTTCCTATTGATGCTCCGAATCCCTACCGATCTGCAAACTGCCTGTGTGTACAGAACATCCTCAAGCTAATGCAGGAAAAAGAGACAGGACTCAATGTGTTCCTACTGGATATGTGTCGGAAAAG aaatgaATACGATGATACGATTCTCATCTTAGATGCTCTGAAGGTTACCGCCAACATTGTTTTTGGATATGCCAC GTGCCAAGGAGCAGAAGCTTTTGAAATTCAGCAGTCGGGGTTGGCCAATGGGATTTTCATGAAGTTCTTGAAGGAGCGTCTACTGGAAGACAAGAAGATTACAGTGCTGCTTGATGAGGTCGCTGAAG ATATGGGCAAGTGTCACCTCACCAAAGGCAAGCAAGCTTTGGAGATCCGCAGCAGTTTGTCTGAGAAAAGGGCGTTATCTGATCCCATTCAACAAACCATATCTTCTGCAGAGTCCATGGCAAGGAACCTACAGTGGGCCAAAGCTCATG AGCTTCCAGAAAGCATGTATCTGGAATTCAAATGCGGCGTTCAGATTCAGCTGGGGTTTGCAGCAGAGTTTTCCAATGTCATGATAATCTACACACGAATAGTGAAGAAACCACCTGAGATAGTTGTTTGCAGAGCCTACGTTACTGACTTTGCACTT GACCTGGATGTGGATCCTAAAGAAGCCAATAAAGGAACTCCTGAGGAAACTGGAAGCTATTTAGTATCAAAGGACCTTCCCAAACACTGCCTCTACACCAGGCTAAGTTCTCTGCAAAAGCTAAAG GAACACTTGATCTTCACTGTTTGCTTGCACTATGAGTATCCAGGAATAGAAGATACGatggatgaaagaaaagaagttaatGTTGGGAAGCCCCTTATTGCTAAATTAGGCCTCCATCATGGGTTCAAAAATAACTGTCTCCAGAGCTGTTGTGTGGCTAATAATCCTTTTCACAGTCAAGTAGAATCAAGTCCCGTGGTAACTAAATACTACTTCCCTAGTCCTTGCCAACCAAATTCCTGCCCAGGGGCTTACCATCCAAACTGCACTTGCCCAGGCAGCACTAGACAACTAGAGGCATGTTCTTGCAATGGGACTTCAAGAATGTTAGCTTCGAGACATGAAGTACAGAATTACTCATCCCCTGCAGGAAAGAGTAATGTACCAGTAGAGACCACCGATGATACTGTTGAACTGGAATTCCTCCTCTCCGACAGCCTCAGGTTGTCTAAGCAGCAGTAG
- the MALT1 gene encoding mucosa-associated lymphoid tissue lymphoma translocation protein 1 isoform X2: protein MSEPPRSPPGSMPLSRLAEPLLRRLSELLDRAAPGKGWRELAQRAGSRGRVRLSPLELEQCSLKVLEPEGSPSWSLLKLLGDRGCTVVELVEFLQALEHTEALQCLSYSGIKIVVQPDSQAVLCGQVVKLCCWASGHPFVHYQWFKQKEEVPHGNSPELVLNPVKVDDAGFYICRVNSESSFTFSRWARLEVCDLQGTAHGSLIGLPEKKLCICIQPQPQNLTVGDALVLECGAVGNPIPQYQWFRNGFPLANGSKNVYMVSCVDMEHGGTYWCHVFNDQEDQDSKKIEVIIGRKAMAVECTEEELSDLQKTDLQAQFSDRPFATDKVALLIGNMSYWNHPQLKAPMVDVYELTNLLRQLDFKVVSLLDLTESEMRNAVDEFLLLLDRGVYGLLYYAGHGYENYGNSFMVPIDAPNPYRSANCLCVQNILKLMQEKETGLNVFLLDMCRKRNEYDDTILILDALKVTANIVFGYATCQGAEAFEIQQSGLANGIFMKFLKERLLEDKKITVLLDEVAEDMGKCHLTKGKQALEIRSSLSEKRALSDPIQQTISSAESMARNLQWAKAHELPESMYLEFKCGVQIQLGFAAEFSNVMIIYTRIVKKPPEIVVCRAYVTDFALDLDVDPKEANKGTPEETGSYLVSKDLPKHCLYTRLSSLQKLKEHLIFTVCLHYEYPGIEDTMDERKEVNVGKPLIAKLGLHHGFKNNCLQSCCVANNPFHSQVESSPVVTKYYFPSPCQPNSCPGAYHPNCTCPGSTRQLEACSCNGTSRMLASRHEVQNYSSPAGKSNVPVETTDDTVELEFLLSDSLRLSKQQ, encoded by the exons ATGTCGGAGCCGCCGCGCAGCCCGCCGGGTTCCATGCCCCTCAGCCGCCTGGCAGAGCCGCTGCTGCGGAGGCTGAGCGAGCTGCTGGACCGCGCGGCGCCCGGCAAGGGCTGGCGGGAGCTGGCGCAGCGCGCGGGGAGCCGCGGCCGCGTCCGGCTGAG cccCCTGGAGTTAGAACAGTGTTCCCTCAAAGTGCTGGAGCCAGAAGGAAGCCCAAGCTGGAGCCTCTTGAAGCTGCTGGGTGACAGGGGCTGCACAGTAGTGGAGCTGGTGGAGTTCTTGCAGGCCTTGGAGCACACAGAGGCTCTCCAGTGTCTCAGCTATTCAG GCATAAAGATTGTTGTACAGCCAGACTCTCAAGCAGTGCTCTGTGGCCAGGTTGtcaagctgtgctgctgggcatcAGGACACCCATTTGTGCATTACCAGTGGttcaagcagaaagaagag GTTCCCCATGGTAATTCTCCAGAACTGGTTTTAAATCCAGTGAAAGTGGACGACGCTGGCTTTTACATCTGCCGAGTGAACAGTGAATCCTCGTTTACATTCAGTCGGTGGGCACGACTGGAAGTTTGTGATCTCCAGGGTACAGCTCACG ggaGCTTAATTGGTTTGCCCGAAAAGAAGCTGTGCATTTGTATTCAGCCTCAGCCACAAAACCTGACTGTGGGAGATGCTTTGGTATTAgaatgtggagctgttggaaacCCAATTCCTCAATACCAGTGGTTCAGAAATGGATTTCCTTTAgcaaatggaagcaaaaatgTCTACATG GTATCTTGTGTGGACATGGAACATGGAGGAACATACTGGTGTCATGTGTTCAATGACCAGGAAGACCAAGACAGTAAGAAGATAGAAGTCATTATAG GAAGGAAAGCTATGGCAGTGGAGTGCACAGAAG AAGAGCTAAGTGATCTTCAAAAAACGG ACCTACAAGCACAATTCAGCGACAGACCTTTTG caACAGACAAGGTAGCTCTGTTAATAGGAAATATGAGCTACTGGAATCACCCCCAACTCAAGGCCCCAATGGTGGATGTCTATGAATTGACCAATTTGCTACGACAGCTGGATTTCAAAGTTGTTTCTTTGCTGGATCTTACTGAGTCTGAGATGCGAAATGCAGTGGATGAATTTTTACTTCTGCTAGACAGAGGAGTGTACG GTTTGCTGTACTATGCTGGCCATGGCTATGAAAACTATGGAAACAGTTTCATGGTTCCTATTGATGCTCCGAATCCCTACCGATCTGCAAACTGCCTGTGTGTACAGAACATCCTCAAGCTAATGCAGGAAAAAGAGACAGGACTCAATGTGTTCCTACTGGATATGTGTCGGAAAAG aaatgaATACGATGATACGATTCTCATCTTAGATGCTCTGAAGGTTACCGCCAACATTGTTTTTGGATATGCCAC GTGCCAAGGAGCAGAAGCTTTTGAAATTCAGCAGTCGGGGTTGGCCAATGGGATTTTCATGAAGTTCTTGAAGGAGCGTCTACTGGAAGACAAGAAGATTACAGTGCTGCTTGATGAGGTCGCTGAAG ATATGGGCAAGTGTCACCTCACCAAAGGCAAGCAAGCTTTGGAGATCCGCAGCAGTTTGTCTGAGAAAAGGGCGTTATCTGATCCCATTCAACAAACCATATCTTCTGCAGAGTCCATGGCAAGGAACCTACAGTGGGCCAAAGCTCATG AGCTTCCAGAAAGCATGTATCTGGAATTCAAATGCGGCGTTCAGATTCAGCTGGGGTTTGCAGCAGAGTTTTCCAATGTCATGATAATCTACACACGAATAGTGAAGAAACCACCTGAGATAGTTGTTTGCAGAGCCTACGTTACTGACTTTGCACTT GACCTGGATGTGGATCCTAAAGAAGCCAATAAAGGAACTCCTGAGGAAACTGGAAGCTATTTAGTATCAAAGGACCTTCCCAAACACTGCCTCTACACCAGGCTAAGTTCTCTGCAAAAGCTAAAG GAACACTTGATCTTCACTGTTTGCTTGCACTATGAGTATCCAGGAATAGAAGATACGatggatgaaagaaaagaagttaatGTTGGGAAGCCCCTTATTGCTAAATTAGGCCTCCATCATGGGTTCAAAAATAACTGTCTCCAGAGCTGTTGTGTGGCTAATAATCCTTTTCACAGTCAAGTAGAATCAAGTCCCGTGGTAACTAAATACTACTTCCCTAGTCCTTGCCAACCAAATTCCTGCCCAGGGGCTTACCATCCAAACTGCACTTGCCCAGGCAGCACTAGACAACTAGAGGCATGTTCTTGCAATGGGACTTCAAGAATGTTAGCTTCGAGACATGAAGTACAGAATTACTCATCCCCTGCAGGAAAGAGTAATGTACCAGTAGAGACCACCGATGATACTGTTGAACTGGAATTCCTCCTCTCCGACAGCCTCAGGTTGTCTAAGCAGCAGTAG